Genomic segment of Flavobacteriales bacterium:
TATTCATATTGTGCAGTGGTTTTGGAGTGCTAATGGAAGTTTTGCAGGCATGGTTAACCACCTACCGACACTTTGATTATTTAGACATGACGGCAAATATGACAGGGGCTGGCATTGGGTTTGTGTTTTTTTCAATTGGGTTTAAAACCATTAAAAAGAATTGGGATAAATTTAAAACCACCGTTTACTAAAGATTTTTTAACAGTATGGAACTACAATTTTTGATATAAATTTGTAGAACCTTTAAAAGAGAAAAGACATGGAAGCTAAAAAGAACAAAAAAGTTGACGTAAGCAGTTATCGCTTAATGTTGTTCCTTTTGGGAATGTGTATTTCGTTGGGTGGTGTTTATGCCTTGATGAAATATGAAAAAGAAAAAGTGAACGTAAACACCCAAAATTTGGCAAAACACGAAGAGGTAATTGCCGAGGTGGAAAACACCGAGTTTGAACAAGAAATTCCGTTGGAGCCTCCTCCACAGCAAGAAGAAGAATTGGTGGAAATTCTAAAAGAGGTGGATGACGAGGTGGTTATTCCTAAAGTTGAATTCAAAGCACTTGAATTTGACGAAGATGAGATGAACAAAGGAAATCTTTTCAAAGATGATGGACCTGGCGAGGATAATGAGACCTATGAATGGTATAGCGTTTCTGAAAAAGCTGAGTTCCCTGGAGGAGATTTGGAAAGGGAAAAGTTTATTCAACAAAATATTTCAATACCTGATTTGGCTATTAATGAGTCGGATGGCGGAACTGTTTTCGTGAGCTTTATTGTCGAAAAGGACGGTAGCATAAAGAATGTGAAAGTTGTAGAAGGCGGTAGAAAACTTGGTTATGGTTTGGAAGAAGCTGCGGTGGAAGTGGTAAAAAAATTCCCGAAATGGTCGCCGGCAAAGCAAGGAGATAAACCAGTTAGAATGAATTTTCAGGTACCTATCCGTATAAAGATTGATAACTGATTTTTATAAAATATTTCTACAAAGGGGAGTCAAAATTTGACTCCCCTTTTTTGTTTCCGTTGGTAAAACGATAGTTTCCGTTATTAAACCAAATCAGAACAAATTGAGGCGGTTTTGAAATAAATATGTGTCACAATTAATTGATTATTAATTATTTATAATCAAATTCTATTTTGTTCATACAACTAACGCTCCATTGCCGAAAATACTATTTAACTCTTTTGCTTCGTAATTTTGATAGAAAGAATTTAAGATTATGGAAACGAAAAAAAGTAAAAAAAGCGATATGCGAAAACTGCGTTCAACCCTATTTTTTTTGGGAATGTGTGTGTCTATTGGCAGCGTGTATGCCATGATGAGTTTTACCAAATATAAGTATGTTCAAAAAACATTGTCGTCAGAGCCCATAAATGATGCCATTTATGAGAGTCCGATGATTACCTACCAAACGCCACAAGTAACTTGGAAAAAACCCGACACGAAAATAAACAGCACAAATCCAAGTATTTTAACATCAGTGAGCAACGGGGTTTCAATTTCAAAACCAACAGTAGAGCAGGGGGCTGTGACAGAAATGCCAGATGGTTGGAGACAGAATAGTGTACCTGATGATAATCTGGAAGATGTGGATAAGATTTATTCTCTGTGGGGTTTGGATGTATCAGACAGAGCAAAATTTCCAGGTGGAGAAGAGGCAAGAGTGAATTATATTCAACAAAATTTGATTTTTCCAAATGATTTATCGGATGCCCCTAACGGAACCATTTTGGTTACCTTTATCATAGAAAAGGATGGCAGTATAAGTGATGTTAAGGTAAGTCCAGAATCTCGAAGGTTGGGCTTTGGGTTGGAGGAAGCTGCAATGAATGTGGTAAAGCAAATGCCCAAATGGATTCCTGCAAAACAAATGGACAAACCCGTTAGAATGAGACTGACAATGCCCATTCGGATTAACATAGGCAACTGAATTGTGTTTTAATACTTTTTTTTTAGAAGATCCGGCAGGCATTGTCGGATTTTCTTTTTTAAACCGGTTTGAAACCCTCAAAGGCTTGAAGACAGTTGTTGCAATAATGCAGACTTCGACAAAGAGTAGGGCCAAAAGGGCTTTTTAATTCGGTATTTCGGCTGCCGCAATATGGGCAGGGCGTGTCTGATAAAACATCCAACTCCAAATAGCCCGGATGCGGTTTAGGCGGTGCTAATCCATGCTTTAGCAACGCTTTTCTACCTTCCTCGCTTATCATATCGGTAGTCCAAGTGGTTTCGAAGTTCGTTTTTACTTCCACGTTACCTATTCCCACATATTCCACCAGTCGGTCTTTGACTAATTTTTCTAAAATTTTCAGTGCCGGGCATCCCGCAAACGTCGGTGTAAGCGTGACTTCAACATTGTCGTCGTTGATAGAAACCTTTGTGACAATGCCCAAATCAACGACCGAGATGGTAGGAATTTCGGGGTCTTTAACCGCTTGAAGCCATTCAAGAATGGAGGTCTCCGTCATTTACCAATCGGCAGATGGGTCAATGCTATATACCTCGCACATTTCATCCAGCAACGGTTGCAAATGAGGCGTATGATTTCCGGTTCTTCCACCAAAAACAGGCTTTGAATCGGTCGGAATTTGAAGATTGCAGGCGTTGAGTAATTGGGTAACTTCTTTTAGCCATTTACCTTTTAAAGACTCTTCGCCTTCAAAAATTCCGGCTTCTTTCAACGTATCTTCGTGTTGTCCGGGTTCGAAAATGCCAAGAGCAAAAGGCCAAATCTCATTGAGTGAGCTTTGCATACGGGCTTTGCCTTCATCATTGCCGTTAGCTAATTGTTTCACCCAAGCGTGGGCGTGCATGGTGTGGTATTTTATTTCGCCTTTAAATTTTCGTGCAATGTTTGCCAAACCTTCGTAGCCCGAATGAGTTAAGGATTCGAAACGCACTGCTTCTGCCATATCAAACAAAAAATGACGCATTAAGCTAAAATCATATTCACCAATAGGTAACTCCACCAATTGGCTGCAATGAAATTGATTAGCGTTTCTGGTAAATGCCACTGTGTCGGCATCGGCCTCGCCAAGTTCGTGCAATAAATTGTATAAGTGTTCGCTTTGTCCAATTTTGTCCTGAGCCATGCTGCTAAAAGCAATGTCCTCTTCGAGTAAAGGGCCAAGTCCTGTCCATTCGCTGTTTCTATGTCCGATTATAAGTTGGTCGTCAGCCATTTTGTAGAGTAAATCTTTGGCTGCTTCAACATGCTTTTCATTAAAAAAATCCATATTCCTTAATTCGCTTTTGTTCGTTCTTTATATGCGTTAATTCTGTCAATCACCTTGTACGTTCCCGGGTCGCGATAGGTTTTTTCGTTGGTTGTTTCAAAAATATCCGAGTCGAGATATTCTGTGGCCATAACCTGATTGGAGGGAACCACCCAAAGATTTGAAGTTTCACCTCTACGGGCATATTGTTCTTTGGCATACATCAAAGCCATTTCGTGGTTTGGGGCATGCACAATGCCAACATGCACATGTTGTTGGCCTCTTTTTGATTGATGAAAAACCTCGAAAGTAGGCAATTGATCCAACTCGGCCAACGGTGTAATGGTGTTGTCAAGTGATAAATTGGCCCGGTCAATTCGTGGATCTAAAGATTTGTGTATCATTGTTTAACAATAATTTTTGAAGTGTTAATTTTTAAACCATTTACCTGCAAAATATAAAATCCTGCAGGATGGTCTGTCATATCTATTACGGTGTTTTGGTCGAGAAGTCCTTCCTTTAAAGTTTGACCCATCATGTCGGTCACTGCATAATTAGAACCCCATATTTGGTCAAAACCTTTTACCGAAAAACTGTTGTTGAACGGGTTTGGATAGACAGCAAGTTTATTTACTCCCAAATCAAAAACGTGGGCAGGAACATCTGTTAACCTAACATCGTCAATTAAAAGCCAAGTGGTTTCTCCTTTTGGATTGTCAGGATTGCAGGAGGCAATAAAAACGGTTGCACTGTCGGGAATATCCGTTGAAAAATAGGTTATTTCCTCAGCAACTTGGGTGTAATTGTTTGCAACATCTCCAATTATTTTTTGAACAGTGCCAATGGCTGCTCCATTTTTAAACATTATCAAACCTATACGAGCGGAGTCGCCATTTTGTGGTTTGTAGGCATAAAAAAATTCAAGATATTTATATCTGCCCGATATAGGGAAGCTGGGGGTCTCGAAGGTTTCAATATCTGTTCCAGTAAACATTACTCCAGGCATTATGTCATTCCCCAATTTGGTGTTGGTCATTTCTACTGCCAACGTTCCTCCTCGCCCTTTGCTTGATTTGGCCACAATAGGCTTGGGTAAAATGGTGCCTGTGAGTTGATACAAATATTCATCGGTGGTAAACCAATTGGCCAAAGTTTGCCGTGGATTGTTTTGCCATGTTTCAAAATTTCCGTTGGGCACGGCTTTGTTTCTGGTAGAAATAGTGGCAAAATGAAAATCGTCAACGATAAGGTACCCGTCATTTTTGGCAGAAGCAGAATCCATGTTTAATGAGCTTATCAAAACAGCCACAGAATCAGGATTGGTGCTAAGTTGCCAAGTAATTGGGTATGAAAAATATTGAAACGTGTCAGCACTATTTCCTTCAATCGACTCATTGACAAAAGCCAAAGGAGTACCATTTAGATAAAACAAAACGGCCACCTGAGCCGCATCGCCGGCAGCCAAATCATACTTGGCTCTAAAACGAACACTTAAAGGTTGCTCATTGTATGCAAAACCTTTAAGATTGTTGTTTACGAAAGGACCGCTGGCCACAAAACCACGTTGTTGGTTGTCGCTTTTATTTTCTAACTTAATGGCATACGTGCCTTCATATACATCGGTAGATTGAGAAACATTGCCGGCAGAGACCCATCCGTCTAAAACCTTATGTTGTATAACTTGCCAGTTTTCAAAATTTCCATTGGGGATATTTTGAGCAAATCCGCACAAACTGAACAGCCAAACAGCGATAAATAATAACGGTCGAATCATTTGTTGAAAAATTGAACTAATCAAAGTTACGGCAATAGTTTTCAAAAAATCAAGCAAACGGTGTCACATATTCAGCATCTTGCTTTAAGATGGCATTTCTTACCCATCTACCTTTTTCTTCGGCCATTCGTCGCACTGCCAAACGCTCGGCATTGCATGGTCCATCACCATTGATTACTCGCATAAACTCATCCCAATCAGGTTCGGTAAAATCCCACAAACCAGTGGCTTCGTTTTTCTTTAAGTTCGGGTCGGGAAGCACCAAGCCTAAATCCCAAATTTTTGGAACGTACATGTTTAAGTAGGTTTGACGCATATCATCGTTTGATGCCATTTTTACCTTCCATCGCATCAACACCTCTGTATGAACAGAAATTTTGTCGCTTGGGCCAAAAAAGTGCATGATTGGCGGCCACCAACGGGTAAGAGCTTCTTGCACCATTTGACGTTGTTTTGGGGTTCCGGTGGCTAAGTGCACTACATTGTCGTGACCATATTTAAGGTGAAAAGATTCTTCGTAACAGATTCGTTCCAATGCACGGCAATAGGGGCCGTAGCTACCTTTTGAGTTGGCCAATTGGTTTACGATTGCTCCTGCATCAATAAGCCATGCAATAATGGCCGAATCGGCCCAGGTAATGGCCGGATAGTTAAATACATTGCTGTATTTGGATTTTCCTGTAATCAAATCATTTATCATAGCCTCACGGCTTTTGCCAAGCGTTTCGGCGGCAGAATAGAGCAATTGGGCATGACCCACCTCGTCTTGCACTTTGGCCATCAGAGCCAGTTTTCTTCTAAAACCAGGAGCACGGGTTATCCATGTGCCTTCGGGCAACGCACCAATAATTTCGGAGTGAGCGTGTTGCTCAATCATCCGAATCAGTTGTTTTCTATATAAAGCCGGCATCCAGTCTTGTGGCTCAATTTTTTCTCCGGCAGCAATGCGTGCTTCAAATTCTGCCAGTCTCACCGAATCTTCATCTTTCAAGAAATCCGGTTTTTCGTTGGGGTCGATATATGCGTTTCCGTACATGTTGAGATATTTAGATTGTGTGATGCTTAGTGGCTTAGTTTTTTTAATAGACCATTAAGCATTTTCGATATTTCTATATAATTTGTTGTAATTTCCTCTGTATTAATGTTGTAAAGGTTGTTTACAATTTCGAGTTGAGTTAATACTTCGTGTGTCGAGCCGAAAGCAATTTTGATGTGATTAGAAAACGCTTTATTACTTTTTCTTGCCCAGCCTTCCGAAAGATTGGAAGGTATTGAAATGGCCGCTCTTTTAATCTGAGCTGCGAGAATAAATTCCTCATTTTTTGGCATTTCGCCACAAATGGAGTAAATATTATTGATTAAGCACATAGACTTTTGCCAAACCAACAAATCACGATAGGTCTTAAAATTGTTCGTATTTTCAAATCCATCTGTCATTTCTAACACTCTAATTATCAAAGCATCTAAAGAACTATCCGTTCATTCCTTTAAGCAAAAAGTTGTATAACCTTTCCGAAATTTCTTTGGGAGAGAGGTTGCCATCGGCTTCATACCAATCCACAATCCAGTTGAGGCTGGAAAGGATGGTAAGTGTGGCAAATTTAATGTCCACTTCGGCAAAAATGCCTTCGTCAATTCCGGTTTTAACAATTTCTCTAAAACCGTTTTCGTATTGGTTTCGGAGTTTTATAAAATCGGTTTTTCGGTCATCGCTTAGGTGTCGCCAATCACGCTGAAAAACGTAGGCTGCATTTAAGTTTTGGGTTAAAATTTCGATGTGCGAGTCAACGGCCATTTTTAGTTTTTGAGCTCCATCAAAGTAAATGTCATTTACTTCAGCAATGGCCGAAATAAATTTATTAGCCATTTCAAAACACGTTTGGTCGAGCAATTCTTCCTTCCCGTTGATGTGGCTGTAAAGGCTTGCAGGCTCTACGCCGGCAGCTTTTGCAATGTCTCTCACAGATGTGGCCGCATAGCCATTTTCTCTAAAAAGTTGTTGAGAAACTTGTAGAATTTCAAATTTACGCTCTGTCATAAAACGAACATTCGTTAGGCAAAAATAATTTGAATTTTTCTATTTTCCAAACCCCATTCCCCAACTCCGGCCTACCATTCATAAAAAATAAAATCACCAACCAACGTTTTGAGTTTAACTTTACACATTATTAGAAAAACGATATGATGGTTCGCTCTAAATTGTTGGCTCTTCTCCTTTTTTGTGTAATTGTTTCGTTTACACAAGACCTAAATCAGTCCAGATATGAATCGGATAAACTATTTGTTAGTACCGACCGCTATTTTTTCGAACCGGGAGAGCAATTGTATTATACGGTTTTCGTAACCAATGAGGAGAATAAAGTACAAGACCAGCACACCATGATTAAGGTGTTATTGCAAGATGGGCAAGGAAATACCATTGATTCTATGGTTTCGCAATGCACCAATGGCCGTTTTTCGCAGATGTTTAATTTGCCTCAAAAGGGTGGAATTTATTACATAAAAGCTCTTACCCGTTGGCAGCTAAACGACAAAAAACAGCATTTGTTCAGCAAAGAAATATTTGTGCAAAACACAGTGAAAAAGCACTTTTTTATTGCTCAAAAACTCGACAAAAACAGCTATTCAGCTGGAGATAATTTGGAAAGTGAAATAACGATGAGCAAAAGTCAAAGCGAATTTTTAGATAATTTACCTGTTAGTGCAACCTTGGTGGTAAACGACGTGGAAGTGGAACAAAAATCCGTTACCACCAACAAAAGCGGGTTGGCCAAAGCGACATTTAATTTGCCGAATCAGGAAATTGCTTCGGCATTTGTGATAATAAAAGCCGAATATCAAGGCAATATCGAAAGCCACAGCGAGCGAGTGCCGGTGCTGAGCAATGATTTAGATTTTGCCGTTTATTTTCAATCAGGAAATGGAGGTTTGGTGGCCGATGTTGAGAATAATTTGGTGATAAAATCGTTCGACAAATTAGGCAACCCCAAGGATGCAAGCGGTCATATTGAACAAAACGGACAAACCATTGCCGAATTTAGCAGTTTGCACGATGGTTTGGCTTCTACAAGTTTTGTCGCAACCAAAAAAGGAAATTATACGGTTCATGTAAAAGGCTCAAAAAACAACATCGAGCTGAAAGCCGATTCCAATGCGGTGGCTTTTTCCATCACACAAAATGCAGAAAAATTGGCTCTTTCTTTTGTCGGGAACAAAAAGAAAATTGCATCCATTGTTATTTCCGGAAATGGAAAAAACTTTGTAAATCAGGCGATTACAAACCCAACGTTATTCGAAATTGAATATCGAGCCATGCCTTTTGGGGTTTATTCAGTTGCCCTTTTGGATGCGTCAAATAATGTTATTGCTCGGCAATTGTGGATGAACAAACCAACAAAGTATGATGTAGAGCTAAAAACCAACAAACAACAATATAATCCAAATGAAGGCATTAAAATTGACGTAAACTCGCACAACGAAAAGGCTTATTTTAGCATGAAATTGATTGACGAGCAAAGCCTTAACCAAATAAAAGACCGCTCGCACAGCATTGAATCGTGGATGTATTTGGGCAATGAGTTTGAGTGCGACATTGAGGAACCGACCTATTATTTTAAAGATGAAAAAAAGGCAGGTAATGCCTTAAACTTATGGTTGGTGGCCAATCAACACAATTGGCGGCGAGATTTTAGAACAGGAGAAATTGAAAACAATGGCATAGAATATTACCGAACCTCGGCAAGAATAAGCGGAACAATTCAAGATTCTTATGGAACAAGATTGACTAAACCGGTAAGTGTGACAATTAAAAACACCAGCTATACGGTAAAAGCCGACAGCAATGGCAGGTTCTTTTTTGACGATATAATAGCTGATGCACTAAAAAAACCGGTAGTATTGGTGGTACGGCAAGGCACAGAAAAAATAGAATATGAAGTCAGCGAAGCCTACATTGCGGTTAACGCCCAATTTGCTCAAAAAATTAAGAAGCCTGAAACCTTTGATATGAAATTGGGATCGGTGGAGCGGCAAAAGGGCAGGGAAAATTATGAGGCTGGAGCAGAAAAGGATGCTATTTCGTTTTTGGGTGCGAGAGCAGATGCCACTCCTATTTATATTGATGGGGTAAAGATTAGTGGGAATTACGATTACAATACAAGCGAAAGTATGGATGGGGCATATTTAAGTGTTTCTACCAATTCATTGGAGTGTATGGTTACGATACCCAACTATGCAATTAATTATGTATATAATTGGAATTATGGATACACACTTGTTAGTCCGTCATACAATGGCTACCAGCAACCTTTTTATATAAATTTAGAGTACAACTACCAAGATAATGCTCAAACATTAAGTGGCGAGGTACGACCATACAAAAAAACCGTTTTTTGGCAAGGCGAATTGGAAACTTCGGTAAGTGGAAAATTAGAAAAGGCAATTTACGGGCCGAATAAAAACTCCAATTATTTGCTTGTTTGTGAGGGAATTACGGAGTCGGGAAAATATTTTACATCCACCAAAAATATAAAAGTGCAGGACGAGGTGGAAGTATTTAGCAACTTGCCCACAAGCCTTACCAAAGGCGATGTGGCCATGCTCGACTACACGTTTAAAAACAATACCAACGAAGCCAAAGAGGTAGTGTATTCTTATCAAATAGGTGCAGAAAAACATACTGACAAAATCTTTTTAAACCCAAACGAACAGCGTGTGGTAAATGTAGAATTGGCATCGGGCAGTACTGCAAATTCTGTCTATTGTGGTTTTTCGTATGTATTTGATAAACAATCAAGAACGGTGCATAACCAAAATGTTTTGGTGTTGGATAAAGGCCATTTGCGAAATGAAGTGATTAGCGGAAACCAAACCACAGAGAAAAAAATAATAGAAGTATCACAATTGGTCGAAAATTCGGCGGAAATAACAATTTCGATAAGCAGCGATTTTAATGATATGTTGGAAAGCACTGCTCAACGCATGATTAGGCAACCTGGGGGCTGTTTTGAGCAGGTTTCATCAAGCAATTACCCTAATTTGTTGGCACTAAAAACATTGCAAAAGGGTGGTAAGGATTTTAATATGAATGATTTGATCAGCAAGATAAACGATGGATACCGCCGATTGGTAAACTATGAAACATCAAAAAAAGGATTTGAGTGGTATGGCAATGCACCACCGCACGAAAGCCTTACGGCGTATGGCTTGTTGCAATTTTTTATTATGCGAAGCTTAAACCTAAAAATTGATGAAAAAATGTTTGACCGAAACTTAGAATGGCTAAAAAGCCGACGAAACCACAAGGGCGGCTTTGAGTTTCACTCAGGGAAATACGGTTTTGGCAGTGCCAACGAAAAAATTAACAATGCCTACATTACTTGGGTGCTTTCACGCATAGAAAAAACCCCGTTATACAGCGAAATTACGGCCATCGAAAACGATATAAACACAGAATTTGATGCGTATAAATTGGCATTATTGGCCAATATTTACGCAAATCAGAGTGAGGGCGTAAAGGCAAAAGTAGCCATCGAAAAGCTGTACAACCATTTTGTAGAACAAGGTTTTAAAGATTTAAAATCGAATGGAACGGTAATGTATAGTCACGGAACATCGAGAGATGTTGAGATTTTATCCCTGGGCCTCATGGCCATGAAAGCCATGAATGTAGAAATGGACAAACAAGTGAAAGTGGTTTCTACAATTGTATCGAAACAAACGGGTTATGGCTTTGGAAATACGCAGGCCACGGCGTTGGCATTGGAAGTGTTGAGCGATTATACAGACTATTTTAGGGGTCTTGAACGAGAAATTAATTATTATGTATGGCTGGATAATGAAAGAATTATGGATTTTAGTCCAAGTCCTAATAAATCAACCAAAAAAATTGTGCTAACGGCAAAACAACTAACCGCAGGCACACATCAACTTTGGGTGCAAACTGCAAGAGACCTAAGAGCCACGCCGTTTGTTTGCGAAATAAATTGGATAGAAAACATCGAAAAAAAGGAACATGCCGAGCTTGGCTTTGACTATACGTTCAGCAAAAACACTGCACAAAAGGCCGACGTAGTTTTCGCTCAAATAAACATTGAAAACAAAACCAATCAAACCAAACCGCAAACTGTTGCGGTAGTTAAGATTCCCGGTGGATTTACCTATTCAATGGATGAATTAAGACAATTAAAAAAGGATGGGGTTTTTGAGCATTTCGAATCGAAAAACGATGAATTGGTTTTTTACTTTTTAGGCTTGTTGCCCAACGAAAAGAAGAACATAAAATTGGCGTTGCGTGCCGTGGTGGCCGGCACCTATTCGCCTGCCGAAAGCTATGTATATCAATATTATTCACCCGAAATACGTAGTACAATGTTGGCTAAACCTGTTATAATTAGTCCGGTTGTTGAACCTTAAAATGGAAAGTGAAAATATGGTTTTGAACCGTTTATTAAAAAATAGAAATTGGATAAAATGCGGCTTTTTGGGGCTGCTATTTTCGTCAGGTTTGTTAGGAAATGCCCAGAATATAACTTCCCCGTTTTACCTCAAATACCTTTTTACGGAAAACGATTATTTTAAAAATTTTAACCTTGATGGTTCTCGAATAACTGGCAATGCCAACAAGCAGTTTTTATCCACTCATTTAATAAACGCCAACATATTGAGTAGTACTTCTGTCAATCCGGCTGAATTTTATGGGATTGAATCATCCGGCCAAACCTATTCCTATTATTTAAATTGGCCTGAGTATAAGAAGAAGGAATTCAGCTATGTTCGTGCTGCCTCTATGAATCAAGCGTATGCGGCTATTAAAGTTCCTATAAAATATAAAAATGGCAAATTGCCCAATTTTAATTGGCAGGGATTTGCGGCTTTTCAGAATCAGGACAATTCTAGGTTTCAAGGTACATTGGATAACCTCAATTTAAATGCACAATCCATAAATGCGGGTTTGACATTGAATAATATGCACTATAGCTTAAAACAAAATTTTAGAGCTAAATTGCACTACGTGGGTGGAAACACTTCTGGCACTTATAACATAAACAATGCTTTATCATGGCAACAACGAAACATAAAAGGCGATTTTTTGGTAGCTGATTTTGACTACACCCGAAGGTGGTCGAGAAATCATACATTGAAGGCAGGAATAAATTCTCAGCTTTATCGCCAAACGTCTCAGTTTGCCCGCAGCTATTTTGTACATACAAATCAATCAAACTTTTGGTTGAACGACGTTTTATACAGAAAGAAAAACAACTACGAAGTAGGGGTGAGGCTAACTCAAAATTCGGCCAAAACGGATGTTTTTGGCGATACTTCTGTCAACTATTTTGTTGGCCACTTTTATACCACTTACAAGCATTGGTTCAAAGAAGATAAAACGATGTTTGAGTTTAGCCAACAGCTCGGTTATCATTCAGAAGAAAAAGTATTTTGGAACCCATTTTTGCTTTTTTCAAACAAAGTAAAGGATGACTTGACTGTGCAACTTGGAGCGATGCAGCAAAAACGAACGCCGGGTTTGCTGTTTGAGTTCCAATCTTTTTTTAACCAAATTCGGCCAAATCAACTCGTAAGTGGTACTTACATAACAACAATGCAAGAAACCTACAAACAGGCGTTTGTGAATTCAAGTTATAAAGTAACACATTATCAAACCCTCGAAATAAAATACATATACAATGAGTTGCCCGATAAATGGTTGTTAAAGGCTAAAAGCAATATGCTTGAGCGAGGATTGATGAAATATTCTACTTTACTGGTAAAACATCAATGGTATAGAGTCAGAATAAATGGTTGGCTTTTGTATCAAACCAATATTGCCGAAACGTACAATGCAGAGATGCTGCCCAAACATTTGGTTCATGGGTATTTTGAAACTCGTGGAGATCAAAAACATATATGGAGAAATATTCCATTTTTTGACCATTTTAGATACTTCACACCCAAATTGAAAATTGAGACTGCTTACCTTTCTAAATATTACATGCCCATGCTTCAAAATCAAAAAATGATTGAGCAAAGCGGCGGTCTGTTTTTAGATTTATTGGCCGAACTAAATTTTAGAAATGAATATTACTACAAAGAAAACTATAATGTAAAAAATATAACACTCCAATTTGGTATAACGAATGCCCTAAACGAGGGGCAGTCCAAAACGTATGCCGAAACATCGCTATACCGGCCCATTGCCCCAAAACGAATGCTGGTGGGCGTTTCGGTTAGTTTTTAGGGTTGTTGGTTAATGCAGCAATGGTTTTAGACTTTAAATCATCAGTGGGATAGTCTGTTTTGGATAAGTTCATTTCATTAATATTTCGCTCAATAAAATCAACCTGCTTTTCAAATGTTTTACAG
This window contains:
- a CDS encoding energy transducer TonB, producing MEAKKNKKVDVSSYRLMLFLLGMCISLGGVYALMKYEKEKVNVNTQNLAKHEEVIAEVENTEFEQEIPLEPPPQQEEELVEILKEVDDEVVIPKVEFKALEFDEDEMNKGNLFKDDGPGEDNETYEWYSVSEKAEFPGGDLEREKFIQQNISIPDLAINESDGGTVFVSFIVEKDGSIKNVKVVEGGRKLGYGLEEAAVEVVKKFPKWSPAKQGDKPVRMNFQVPIRIKIDN
- a CDS encoding energy transducer TonB, with amino-acid sequence METKKSKKSDMRKLRSTLFFLGMCVSIGSVYAMMSFTKYKYVQKTLSSEPINDAIYESPMITYQTPQVTWKKPDTKINSTNPSILTSVSNGVSISKPTVEQGAVTEMPDGWRQNSVPDDNLEDVDKIYSLWGLDVSDRAKFPGGEEARVNYIQQNLIFPNDLSDAPNGTILVTFIIEKDGSISDVKVSPESRRLGFGLEEAAMNVVKQMPKWIPAKQMDKPVRMRLTMPIRINIGN
- the paaJ gene encoding phenylacetate-CoA oxygenase subunit PaaJ, with amino-acid sequence MTETSILEWLQAVKDPEIPTISVVDLGIVTKVSINDDNVEVTLTPTFAGCPALKILEKLVKDRLVEYVGIGNVEVKTNFETTWTTDMISEEGRKALLKHGLAPPKPHPGYLELDVLSDTPCPYCGSRNTELKSPFGPTLCRSLHYCNNCLQAFEGFKPV
- the paaC gene encoding phenylacetate-CoA oxygenase subunit PaaC translates to MDFFNEKHVEAAKDLLYKMADDQLIIGHRNSEWTGLGPLLEEDIAFSSMAQDKIGQSEHLYNLLHELGEADADTVAFTRNANQFHCSQLVELPIGEYDFSLMRHFLFDMAEAVRFESLTHSGYEGLANIARKFKGEIKYHTMHAHAWVKQLANGNDEGKARMQSSLNEIWPFALGIFEPGQHEDTLKEAGIFEGEESLKGKWLKEVTQLLNACNLQIPTDSKPVFGGRTGNHTPHLQPLLDEMCEVYSIDPSADW
- the paaB gene encoding 1,2-phenylacetyl-CoA epoxidase subunit B — protein: MIHKSLDPRIDRANLSLDNTITPLAELDQLPTFEVFHQSKRGQQHVHVGIVHAPNHEMALMYAKEQYARRGETSNLWVVPSNQVMATEYLDSDIFETTNEKTYRDPGTYKVIDRINAYKERTKAN
- a CDS encoding T9SS type A sorting domain-containing protein; the encoded protein is MIRPLLFIAVWLFSLCGFAQNIPNGNFENWQVIQHKVLDGWVSAGNVSQSTDVYEGTYAIKLENKSDNQQRGFVASGPFVNNNLKGFAYNEQPLSVRFRAKYDLAAGDAAQVAVLFYLNGTPLAFVNESIEGNSADTFQYFSYPITWQLSTNPDSVAVLISSLNMDSASAKNDGYLIVDDFHFATISTRNKAVPNGNFETWQNNPRQTLANWFTTDEYLYQLTGTILPKPIVAKSSKGRGGTLAVEMTNTKLGNDIMPGVMFTGTDIETFETPSFPISGRYKYLEFFYAYKPQNGDSARIGLIMFKNGAAIGTVQKIIGDVANNYTQVAEEITYFSTDIPDSATVFIASCNPDNPKGETTWLLIDDVRLTDVPAHVFDLGVNKLAVYPNPFNNSFSVKGFDQIWGSNYAVTDMMGQTLKEGLLDQNTVIDMTDHPAGFYILQVNGLKINTSKIIVKQ
- the paaA gene encoding 1,2-phenylacetyl-CoA epoxidase subunit A; the protein is MYGNAYIDPNEKPDFLKDEDSVRLAEFEARIAAGEKIEPQDWMPALYRKQLIRMIEQHAHSEIIGALPEGTWITRAPGFRRKLALMAKVQDEVGHAQLLYSAAETLGKSREAMINDLITGKSKYSNVFNYPAITWADSAIIAWLIDAGAIVNQLANSKGSYGPYCRALERICYEESFHLKYGHDNVVHLATGTPKQRQMVQEALTRWWPPIMHFFGPSDKISVHTEVLMRWKVKMASNDDMRQTYLNMYVPKIWDLGLVLPDPNLKKNEATGLWDFTEPDWDEFMRVINGDGPCNAERLAVRRMAEEKGRWVRNAILKQDAEYVTPFA
- a CDS encoding four helix bundle protein, with the protein product MTDGFENTNNFKTYRDLLVWQKSMCLINNIYSICGEMPKNEEFILAAQIKRAAISIPSNLSEGWARKSNKAFSNHIKIAFGSTHEVLTQLEIVNNLYNINTEEITTNYIEISKMLNGLLKKLSH
- a CDS encoding TetR/AcrR family transcriptional regulator; protein product: MTERKFEILQVSQQLFRENGYAATSVRDIAKAAGVEPASLYSHINGKEELLDQTCFEMANKFISAIAEVNDIYFDGAQKLKMAVDSHIEILTQNLNAAYVFQRDWRHLSDDRKTDFIKLRNQYENGFREIVKTGIDEGIFAEVDIKFATLTILSSLNWIVDWYEADGNLSPKEISERLYNFLLKGMNG